In one Actinomyces trachealis genomic region, the following are encoded:
- the rpmD gene encoding 50S ribosomal protein L30, with translation MAESKPKQLKVTQVRSGIGGTHSQRATLKTLGLRKIRQSVVREDSPTLQGQIRTVAHLVTVEEV, from the coding sequence ATGGCTGAGTCCAAGCCCAAGCAGCTGAAGGTCACGCAGGTTCGTTCTGGCATCGGGGGTACCCACAGCCAGCGCGCAACCCTCAAGACCCTCGGTCTGCGTAAGATCCGCCAGTCCGTCGTCCGCGAGGACTCGCCCACCCTCCAGGGGCAGATCCGCACGGTGGCGCACCTCGTGACCGTTGAGGAGGTCTGA
- the rpsE gene encoding 30S ribosomal protein S5: MAAEQRNRSASSTDSATSNERGEGRGRRDRGNDRRDRNNARDKSDQYIERVVTINRVSKVVKGGRRFTFTALVVVGDGEGTVGVGYGKAKEVPAAIAKAVESAKKNFFHVPMIRRTIPHVIQGEDSAGVVLLRPASPGTGVIAGGPVRAVMDAVGIHDILSKSLGSANAINIVHATIAALKQLEQPEAVAARRGLPLEDIAPQSMLRARAEGEAEKRAAAEKKEAELAAEGVGE; encoded by the coding sequence ATGGCTGCTGAGCAGCGAAACAGGTCCGCGTCGTCCACCGACTCGGCCACCAGCAATGAGCGCGGCGAGGGCCGTGGCCGTCGCGACCGCGGAAACGACCGGCGCGACCGCAACAACGCTCGCGACAAGTCCGACCAGTACATCGAGCGCGTTGTCACCATCAACCGCGTCTCGAAGGTGGTTAAGGGCGGTCGCCGCTTCACCTTCACGGCGCTGGTCGTCGTCGGTGACGGCGAGGGCACCGTGGGTGTCGGCTACGGCAAGGCGAAGGAGGTTCCCGCCGCGATCGCCAAGGCTGTGGAATCCGCGAAGAAGAACTTCTTCCACGTGCCGATGATCCGTCGCACCATCCCCCACGTCATCCAGGGCGAGGACTCCGCTGGAGTTGTCCTGCTGCGCCCGGCCTCCCCGGGTACCGGTGTTATCGCCGGTGGGCCGGTGCGTGCTGTCATGGACGCCGTCGGCATCCACGACATCCTGTCCAAGTCGCTCGGCTCTGCGAACGCGATCAACATCGTGCATGCCACGATCGCCGCGCTGAAGCAGCTAGAGCAGCCCGAGGCTGTCGCCGCCCGTCGCGGCCTGCCGCTTGAGGACATCGCCCCGCAGTCGATGCTGCGTGCGCGTGCTGAGGGCGAGGCCGAGAAGCGCGCCGCCGCCGAGAAGAAGGAGGCCGAGCTGGCCGCCGAAGGAGTGGGTGAGTGA
- the rplC gene encoding 50S ribosomal protein L3 produces MTTHTTSASAAPTKALLGTKLGMTQVWDENGILRPVTVVRVDKNVITQVRTIETDGYEALQLAYGEIDERKLTQPLKGHFAKSGAAPRRHVAEVRTSLASEYEAGQELGADVFEVGQLVDVTGTTKGKGFAGVMKRHGFAGVSASHGAHRNHRKPGSVGACATPGRIFKGLRMAGRMGHVQRTIQNLKVRGVDAEKGYLLVNGAIPGPKGSVVVVRTAVKGA; encoded by the coding sequence TGCTCGGCACCAAGCTCGGCATGACGCAGGTCTGGGACGAGAACGGGATCCTGCGCCCCGTCACCGTCGTTCGTGTTGACAAGAACGTCATCACCCAGGTCCGCACCATCGAGACCGACGGCTACGAGGCCCTCCAACTGGCCTACGGTGAAATCGACGAGCGCAAGCTCACCCAGCCCCTCAAGGGCCACTTCGCCAAGTCCGGCGCCGCCCCCCGCCGCCATGTCGCGGAGGTCCGCACCTCCCTGGCCAGCGAGTACGAGGCTGGTCAGGAACTCGGCGCTGACGTCTTTGAGGTCGGCCAGCTGGTTGACGTCACCGGCACCACCAAGGGCAAAGGCTTCGCGGGCGTCATGAAGCGCCACGGCTTCGCTGGCGTCTCCGCCTCCCACGGTGCCCACCGCAACCACCGCAAGCCCGGTTCTGTTGGCGCCTGCGCCACCCCCGGGCGCATCTTCAAGGGCCTGCGCATGGCTGGCCGCATGGGGCACGTCCAGCGCACGATCCAGAACCTCAAGGTCCGTGGTGTCGACGCCGAGAAGGGCTACCTCCTTGTCAATGGCGCCATCCCCGGCCCTAAGGGCTCTGTGGTCGTCGTCCGCACTGCCGTGAAGGGAGCCTGA
- the rpsC gene encoding 30S ribosomal protein S3, with protein MGQKVNPTGFRLGITTDHRSRWFADSTKPGQRYRDFVKEDVQIRRLLEDGMERAGISKVAIERTRDRVRVDLHTARPGIVIGRRGAEAERLRGSLEKLTGKQVQLNILEVKNPDMDAQLVAQGIAEQLASRVSFRRAMRKGMQSAMRAGAKGIRVQCSGRLGGAEMSRSEFYREGRVPLHTLRANIDYGFYEAKTTFGRLGVKVWIYKGDMTEREFARQQAEAGQRGRGGRGERRGGARRGERPARQSNEQQAEQTPVAENAAASQGSEA; from the coding sequence ATGGGGCAGAAGGTCAACCCGACCGGGTTCCGCCTGGGCATCACCACGGACCACCGCTCACGCTGGTTCGCGGACTCCACGAAGCCCGGTCAGCGTTACCGCGACTTTGTCAAAGAGGACGTTCAGATCCGCCGCCTCTTGGAGGACGGCATGGAGCGAGCCGGAATCTCCAAGGTAGCCATTGAGCGCACCCGCGACCGTGTCCGCGTGGACCTCCACACGGCCCGCCCGGGCATCGTCATTGGTCGCCGCGGCGCCGAGGCTGAGCGCCTGCGTGGCTCCCTGGAGAAGCTGACCGGCAAGCAGGTTCAGCTGAACATCCTTGAGGTCAAGAACCCTGACATGGACGCCCAGCTTGTGGCCCAGGGCATTGCCGAGCAGCTTGCCTCCCGCGTCTCCTTCCGCCGCGCCATGCGCAAGGGCATGCAGTCCGCCATGCGTGCTGGCGCCAAGGGCATCCGGGTGCAGTGCTCCGGCCGCCTGGGCGGCGCTGAGATGAGCCGCTCCGAGTTCTACCGTGAGGGCCGCGTGCCGCTACACACCCTCCGCGCGAACATTGACTATGGCTTCTACGAGGCCAAGACCACCTTCGGACGTCTCGGCGTCAAGGTGTGGATCTACAAGGGCGACATGACCGAGCGCGAGTTCGCTCGTCAGCAGGCCGAGGCTGGCCAGCGGGGTCGTGGTGGTCGTGGCGAGCGCCGTGGCGGTGCCCGCCGCGGTGAGCGCCCGGCGCGTCAGAGCAACGAGCAGCAGGCCGAGCAGACGCCGGTCGCCGAGAACGCTGCCGCTTCCCAGGGATCGGAGGCCTGA
- the rplF gene encoding 50S ribosomal protein L6 translates to MSRIGRLPVPVPAGVDVTIEGNDVTVKGPKGTLKRTISEPLSVTRQEDGSILVTRPDDERTSRSLHGLSRTLINNMVVGVTEGYTKRLEIVGTGYRAQQKGTGVELSLGFSHTVVVEAPEGITLKVDGNLKIDVSGISKEQVGEVAANIRKIRPPEPYKGKGVRYSGENVRRKVGKAGK, encoded by the coding sequence ATGTCTCGTATTGGACGGCTTCCCGTTCCGGTTCCCGCCGGAGTGGACGTCACCATTGAGGGCAACGACGTGACCGTGAAGGGCCCTAAGGGCACCCTCAAGCGCACGATCTCTGAGCCCCTGTCCGTCACCCGCCAGGAGGACGGCTCTATCCTCGTGACCCGGCCCGACGACGAGCGCACCTCGCGCTCCCTGCACGGCCTGTCCCGCACCCTGATTAACAACATGGTCGTGGGTGTTACCGAGGGCTACACCAAGCGCCTTGAAATCGTCGGCACCGGTTACCGCGCACAGCAGAAGGGCACCGGCGTTGAGCTGTCCCTCGGCTTCTCGCACACCGTGGTCGTCGAGGCTCCTGAGGGCATTACCCTCAAGGTCGACGGCAACCTGAAGATCGATGTCTCTGGCATCTCTAAGGAGCAGGTCGGCGAGGTCGCTGCGAACATCCGCAAGATCCGCCCGCCAGAGCCCTACAAGGGCAAGGGTGTGCGCTACTCCGGCGAGAACGTGCGCCGCAAGGTCGGAAAGGCTGGTAAGTGA
- the rpsQ gene encoding 30S ribosomal protein S17 has product MSEKSTQDVVADAERPQRKVRRGYVVSDKMQKTIVVEIEERYKHSLYGKVLRRSKKVKVHDEAETAHVGDLVEIMETRPLSATKRWRLVTIIEKAK; this is encoded by the coding sequence GTGAGCGAGAAGAGCACCCAGGACGTCGTCGCTGACGCCGAGCGCCCCCAGCGCAAGGTCCGCCGCGGCTACGTCGTGTCCGACAAGATGCAGAAGACCATCGTTGTGGAGATCGAGGAGCGCTACAAGCACTCCCTCTACGGCAAGGTGCTGCGTCGTTCCAAGAAGGTCAAGGTGCACGACGAGGCGGAGACCGCCCACGTCGGCGACCTGGTTGAGATCATGGAGACCCGCCCCCTCAGTGCCACTAAGCGCTGGCGCCTAGTCACCATTATCGAGAAGGCCAAGTGA
- the rplD gene encoding 50S ribosomal protein L4 has protein sequence MSEALTVDVVDSKGRKTGTAELPAEVFDVPTNIPLMHQVVVAQLAAARQGTHATKTRGMVRGGGKKPYRQKGTGRARQGSTRAPQFTGGGTVHGPQPRDYTQRTPKKMKAAALRSALSDRARNARVHVITEFLTQDKPSTKSALSALRNLTDRKALVVVDREDQLSTLSLRNLPDVLVTWADQLNTYDVLLSDDVIFTADALDAFLGKREEEESK, from the coding sequence ATGTCCGAGGCACTGACCGTCGACGTCGTCGACTCCAAGGGCAGGAAGACCGGCACCGCCGAGCTGCCCGCTGAGGTCTTCGACGTACCCACCAATATCCCGCTGATGCACCAGGTCGTCGTGGCCCAGCTCGCTGCTGCGCGTCAGGGCACCCACGCCACCAAGACCCGCGGCATGGTCCGCGGCGGTGGCAAGAAGCCCTACCGTCAGAAGGGCACCGGCCGTGCACGCCAGGGTTCCACCCGCGCCCCCCAGTTCACTGGCGGTGGCACGGTGCACGGCCCCCAGCCGCGCGACTACACCCAGCGCACTCCCAAGAAGATGAAGGCCGCCGCCTTGCGCAGCGCCCTGTCGGACCGCGCTCGCAACGCCCGCGTCCACGTCATCACGGAGTTCCTCACCCAGGACAAGCCTTCCACCAAGTCGGCCCTGTCCGCCCTGCGCAATCTCACCGACCGCAAGGCCCTCGTCGTCGTCGACCGCGAGGACCAGCTCAGCACCCTGAGCCTGCGCAACCTGCCCGACGTCCTTGTGACCTGGGCCGACCAGCTCAACACCTACGACGTCCTCCTCAGCGACGACGTCATCTTCACCGCCGACGCCCTAGACGCCTTCCTGGGCAAGCGTGAGGAGGAGGAGTCCAAGTGA
- the rplR gene encoding 50S ribosomal protein L18, with protein MAYAIKRGKSKAIARKIRHQRVRKHVNGTPERPRLVVFRSNRHMVAQVIDDTVGHTLCAASTLEAAAKGVEGHKVGAAHKVGELIAERAKALGIEAVVFDRGGNKYHGRVAAVAEGAREGGLAL; from the coding sequence ATGGCTTACGCGATCAAGAGGGGCAAGTCCAAGGCTATTGCCCGCAAGATCCGCCACCAGCGCGTGCGCAAGCATGTCAACGGCACCCCTGAGCGTCCACGCCTGGTCGTCTTCCGCTCTAATCGCCACATGGTGGCGCAGGTTATCGACGACACCGTGGGTCACACCCTGTGTGCTGCCTCCACATTGGAGGCTGCCGCAAAGGGTGTGGAGGGTCACAAGGTTGGTGCTGCGCACAAGGTTGGCGAGCTGATTGCTGAGCGCGCCAAGGCGCTAGGCATTGAGGCGGTCGTCTTCGACCGCGGTGGCAACAAATACCACGGTCGTGTGGCGGCTGTGGCAGAGGGTGCCCGTGAGGGCGGGCTCGCTCTGTGA
- the rplP gene encoding 50S ribosomal protein L16: MLIPRRTKFRKQHRPHRSGLSKGGNQIAFGDYAIQALEPAYITNRQIEAARIAMTRHIKRGGKVWINIFPDRPLTKKPAETRMGSGKGAPEWWIANVKPGRILFELGGVDEALAREAMRRAMHKLPMKTRFVTREGGDV; this comes from the coding sequence ATGCTCATCCCCCGCCGGACCAAGTTCCGCAAGCAGCACCGCCCGCACCGTTCGGGCCTGTCTAAGGGCGGTAACCAGATTGCCTTCGGTGACTACGCGATCCAGGCTCTAGAGCCCGCGTACATCACCAACCGGCAGATCGAGGCTGCCCGTATCGCCATGACCCGCCACATCAAGCGTGGCGGAAAGGTTTGGATCAACATCTTCCCGGACCGTCCGCTCACCAAGAAGCCGGCGGAGACCCGTATGGGTTCCGGTAAAGGTGCCCCAGAATGGTGGATCGCCAACGTAAAGCCTGGACGCATCCTGTTCGAGCTGGGCGGTGTGGACGAGGCCCTGGCCCGCGAGGCCATGCGCCGCGCCATGCACAAGCTTCCGATGAAGACCCGTTTCGTTACTCGTGAGGGTGGTGACGTCTGA
- the rpsH gene encoding 30S ribosomal protein S8 gives MTMTDPIADMLTRLRNANQAYHDTVSMPSSKLKVNIAKMLKTEGYITGFKVTDAEVGKTLTLTLKYGSNRRRAIQGVQRISKPGLRVYAKSTNLPKVLGGLGVAILSTSSGLLTDKQAESKGVGGEVLAYVW, from the coding sequence ATGACTATGACAGACCCCATCGCAGACATGCTGACCCGTCTGCGTAACGCAAACCAGGCCTACCACGACACCGTCTCGATGCCGTCGAGCAAGCTCAAGGTCAACATCGCCAAGATGCTGAAAACCGAGGGCTACATCACGGGCTTCAAGGTGACGGACGCGGAGGTCGGCAAGACGCTCACCTTGACCCTCAAGTACGGCTCGAACCGCCGCCGCGCCATCCAGGGCGTGCAGCGCATCTCGAAGCCCGGTCTGCGCGTCTACGCCAAGTCCACCAACCTGCCCAAGGTCCTCGGCGGCCTGGGCGTGGCCATCTTGTCCACGTCCTCCGGCCTCCTGACCGACAAGCAGGCCGAGTCCAAAGGCGTGGGCGGCGAAGTCCTAGCCTACGTCTGGTGA
- a CDS encoding type Z 30S ribosomal protein S14, whose translation MAKTSLIQKANRKPKFGVRAYTRCQRCGRPHSVYRKFGLCRICLREMALRGELPGISKSSW comes from the coding sequence ATGGCAAAGACCTCTCTGATCCAGAAGGCCAACCGCAAGCCCAAGTTTGGCGTCCGGGCCTACACGCGCTGCCAGCGCTGCGGCCGTCCCCACTCGGTGTACCGCAAGTTCGGCCTGTGCCGTATCTGCCTACGGGAGATGGCCCTCCGTGGCGAACTCCCTGGCATCTCGAAGAGCAGCTGGTAA
- the rplN gene encoding 50S ribosomal protein L14 codes for MIQQESRLKVADNTGAKEILCIRVLGGSGRRYAGIGDTIVATVKDAIPGGNVKKGDVVKAVVVRTRKERRRPDGSYIRFDENAAVILKNDGEPRGTRIFGPVGRELREKKFMRIVSLAPEVI; via the coding sequence ATGATCCAGCAGGAGTCGCGACTTAAGGTCGCCGACAACACCGGTGCCAAGGAGATCCTTTGCATCCGTGTGCTCGGTGGCTCTGGTCGGCGCTATGCGGGTATCGGCGACACGATCGTCGCTACCGTCAAAGACGCCATCCCGGGCGGCAACGTCAAGAAGGGTGACGTCGTCAAGGCGGTCGTCGTGCGCACCCGCAAGGAGCGCCGTCGTCCCGATGGCTCGTACATCCGCTTTGACGAGAACGCCGCCGTCATCCTCAAGAACGACGGCGAGCCGCGCGGCACGCGCATCTTTGGCCCCGTCGGCCGTGAGCTTCGCGAGAAGAAGTTCATGCGCATCGTCTCACTCGCCCCGGAGGTGATCTGA
- the rplX gene encoding 50S ribosomal protein L24 encodes MARIKKGDQVIVIAGKDKGKTGRVLQVLTDSDRVVVEGVQRVTKHTKVGQSAQGARTGGIETVEASIHASNVMPVDPKTKKRTRVGFRVEEGQRPNGRKRTIRVRYAKKSGEDL; translated from the coding sequence ATGGCACGCATCAAGAAGGGCGACCAGGTAATCGTCATCGCTGGCAAAGACAAAGGTAAGACCGGACGTGTCCTCCAGGTCCTCACGGACTCTGACCGCGTAGTGGTTGAGGGTGTCCAGCGCGTCACCAAGCACACCAAGGTTGGCCAATCTGCCCAAGGTGCTCGCACCGGCGGCATTGAGACCGTCGAGGCCTCGATCCACGCCTCCAACGTCATGCCCGTTGACCCCAAGACCAAGAAGCGCACCCGTGTGGGCTTCCGCGTCGAGGAGGGTCAGCGTCCCAACGGCCGCAAGCGCACCATCCGCGTGCGCTATGCCAAGAAGTCCGGGGAGGACCTGTGA
- the rplV gene encoding 50S ribosomal protein L22: MEAKAQAKFVRCTPMKARRVIDVVRSKRAVEAVNVLRFAPQAAAVPVRKVVESAIANARLKAEKAGERFDENELYILTAFADEGPTLKRFRPRAQGRAGRILKRTSHITIIVGPKADTAKKEGAR, encoded by the coding sequence ATGGAAGCCAAGGCGCAGGCCAAGTTCGTGCGCTGCACGCCGATGAAGGCGCGTCGAGTGATCGACGTCGTCCGCAGCAAGCGCGCGGTGGAGGCCGTTAACGTTCTCCGTTTCGCCCCGCAGGCCGCTGCCGTGCCGGTGCGCAAGGTCGTCGAGTCCGCTATCGCCAACGCCCGCCTGAAGGCCGAGAAGGCCGGGGAGCGTTTCGACGAGAACGAGCTGTACATCCTGACTGCGTTCGCTGACGAGGGCCCCACCCTCAAGCGTTTCCGCCCGCGTGCCCAGGGGCGTGCGGGCCGGATCCTCAAGCGGACCAGCCACATCACCATCATCGTCGGCCCCAAGGCCGACACCGCGAAGAAGGAAGGAGCCCGGTAA
- the rplW gene encoding 50S ribosomal protein L23, with amino-acid sequence MSLEKSKNPRDVIVAPVVSEKSYACMDRGQYTFIVAPGSNKTEIKQAIEAIFDVKVASVNTSNRQGKVRRTRTGLGKSKNTKRAIVTLREGTIDIFGDVTE; translated from the coding sequence GTGAGCCTTGAGAAGAGTAAGAACCCCCGCGACGTGATCGTCGCGCCGGTGGTCTCCGAGAAGTCCTACGCCTGCATGGACCGTGGCCAGTACACGTTCATCGTCGCGCCGGGATCCAACAAGACCGAGATCAAGCAGGCCATTGAGGCCATCTTTGACGTCAAGGTTGCCTCGGTGAACACCTCCAACCGCCAGGGCAAGGTGCGTCGCACCCGGACCGGCCTGGGGAAGTCGAAGAACACCAAGCGCGCGATCGTCACGCTGCGCGAGGGCACTATCGACATCTTCGGCGACGTTACCGAGTGA
- the rplB gene encoding 50S ribosomal protein L2: MGIRKYKPTTPGRRGSSVADFVEITRSEPEKSLVRPLSKSGGRNNNGRVTTRHKGGGHKRAYRVIDFRRHDKDGVPAKVAHIEYDPNRTARIALLHYADGEKRYIIAPNKLGQGDVVESGPKADIKPGNNLPLSNIPTGTVVHAVELRPGGGAKIARSAGTSVQLVAKEGKYAQLRMPSGEIRNVEAACRATVGEVGNAEQSNINWGKAGRMRWKGVRPTVRGVVMNPVDHPHGGGEGRTSGGRHPVSPWGKPEGRTRRPNKSSDRLIVRRRRTGKKR, from the coding sequence ATGGGAATCCGTAAGTACAAGCCGACGACTCCGGGGCGCCGCGGCTCTTCCGTGGCCGACTTCGTTGAGATCACGCGCAGCGAACCTGAGAAGTCTCTTGTCCGTCCACTCAGCAAGTCTGGTGGCCGTAACAACAACGGTCGTGTCACCACCCGTCACAAGGGTGGCGGACACAAGCGTGCCTACCGTGTGATTGACTTCCGTCGCCACGATAAGGACGGCGTGCCGGCCAAGGTCGCTCACATCGAGTACGACCCCAACCGCACCGCCCGCATCGCGCTACTGCATTACGCCGACGGTGAGAAGCGCTACATCATTGCGCCGAACAAGCTCGGTCAGGGTGACGTGGTCGAATCCGGCCCCAAGGCCGATATCAAGCCCGGCAACAACCTGCCGCTGAGCAACATCCCGACCGGTACCGTCGTGCACGCTGTTGAGCTGCGCCCCGGTGGCGGCGCCAAGATCGCCCGCTCCGCCGGTACCTCGGTGCAGCTGGTAGCCAAGGAGGGCAAGTACGCGCAGCTGCGCATGCCCTCCGGCGAGATCCGCAATGTCGAGGCCGCGTGCCGCGCGACCGTCGGCGAGGTCGGCAACGCCGAGCAGTCCAACATCAACTGGGGTAAGGCTGGCCGTATGCGCTGGAAGGGCGTCCGCCCGACCGTCCGCGGTGTCGTCATGAACCCGGTTGACCACCCGCACGGTGGTGGTGAGGGCCGCACCTCCGGTGGCCGCCACCCCGTCTCTCCGTGGGGCAAGCCTGAGGGCCGTACCCGTCGTCCCAACAAGTCCAGCGACCGCCTGATCGTGCGTCGTCGTCGGACCGGCAAGAAGCGCTGA
- the rpmC gene encoding 50S ribosomal protein L29, with product MAIGSKDLTPTNLDGMDNERLAEELSKAKSELFNLRFAAATGQLEDHGRLKAVRRDIARIYTIVRERELGIRTAPNTEESK from the coding sequence ATGGCTATCGGTTCTAAGGACCTGACCCCGACCAACCTCGACGGCATGGACAATGAGCGCCTCGCTGAGGAGCTGTCCAAGGCCAAGTCTGAGCTGTTCAACCTGCGGTTCGCCGCAGCCACCGGCCAGCTGGAGGACCACGGCCGTCTCAAGGCCGTGCGTCGTGACATCGCCCGGATCTACACGATTGTGCGCGAGCGTGAGCTCGGCATCCGTACCGCTCCGAACACGGAGGAGTCCAAGTGA
- the rplE gene encoding 50S ribosomal protein L5, whose translation MTENITPRLKTKYQDTIAPALGKEFGHSNMMEVGRLVKVVVNMGVGEAAHDSKMIEGAVRDLAAITGQKPQITKARKSIAQFKLREGQPIGAHVTLRGARMWEFLDRLISISLPRIRDFRGLSPKQFDGNGNYTFGLTEQSVFHEIDADSIDRVRGMDITVVTTAKTDEEARSLLKQLGFPFKEK comes from the coding sequence ATGACTGAGAACATCACCCCTCGCCTCAAGACCAAGTACCAGGACACCATCGCCCCCGCACTGGGCAAGGAGTTCGGGCACAGCAACATGATGGAGGTTGGCCGCCTCGTCAAGGTCGTGGTCAACATGGGCGTTGGCGAGGCCGCGCACGACTCCAAGATGATTGAGGGTGCCGTCCGCGACCTGGCTGCGATCACCGGTCAGAAGCCGCAGATCACCAAGGCCCGCAAGTCCATCGCCCAGTTCAAGCTGCGTGAGGGGCAGCCCATCGGCGCCCACGTCACCCTGCGTGGCGCCCGCATGTGGGAGTTCCTGGACCGTCTTATCTCGATCTCGCTTCCCCGCATCCGTGACTTCCGCGGCCTGTCTCCGAAGCAGTTCGACGGCAACGGTAACTACACCTTCGGTCTCACGGAGCAGTCCGTGTTCCACGAGATCGACGCCGACTCGATTGACCGCGTCCGCGGTATGGACATCACCGTGGTGACCACGGCCAAGACCGACGAGGAGGCTCGCTCGCTACTCAAGCAGCTCGGCTTCCCCTTCAAGGAGAAGTGA
- the rpsS gene encoding 30S ribosomal protein S19 yields MPRSLKKGPFVDDHLMKKVDAQNEKGTKNVIKTWSRRSVITPDFLGHTFAVHDGRKHVPVFVTESMVGHKLGEFAPTRTFRGHVKDDRKSRR; encoded by the coding sequence ATGCCGCGCAGCCTGAAGAAGGGTCCCTTCGTCGACGACCACCTCATGAAGAAGGTGGACGCTCAGAACGAGAAGGGCACCAAGAACGTCATCAAGACCTGGTCCCGTCGTTCGGTCATCACGCCGGACTTCCTCGGACACACCTTCGCCGTCCACGACGGTCGCAAGCACGTCCCGGTCTTTGTCACCGAGTCCATGGTGGGCCACAAACTCGGCGAGTTCGCCCCGACCCGCACCTTCCGCGGGCACGTCAAGGACGACCGCAAGTCGCGTCGCTGA